A section of the Enterococcus montenegrensis genome encodes:
- a CDS encoding chitinase → MSNDKKNKSRRLSLFRCLVVLVIIGGAVTLFLNGDKLVATGTKKKEVKQQTTAPWFASYVDTTLTPQYAFEQYADNVVLSFVVAQKNGQKPSWGAAYSLDEASNDLDLDRRIARLRQKGSEIIVSFGGLLNDELALAYQKPAELAKAYKSVIDRYELNTIDLDLENKGLTDKEAGKRRGEALAQLQAEQKKENKKLAIWLTLPATPKGLTKDGTDAVATLLTAGVDLAGVNIMTMNYGDSRDKKLSMAENSINALKQTHRQLKILYQEQDINLTNETLWTKLGATPMIGQNDVLSEVFTLQDARKLNTFAKKKNLGRVSMWSANRDRKSRESNINTQVVSNHATGVKQEEGEFANLLKEGLTGSIKADAKRETVSELSEEELQKADDPATSPYEIWQEAGVYLAGTKVVWKHNVYRAKWWTKGEAPDSPVLQSSEIPWELVGPVLPGEKPLPKVQLPADAYLQWNSEVVYHSGDRVMFEGVGYEAKWWNQGENPEKSGANSDEAPWQALTQAEIKEFLKK, encoded by the coding sequence ATGAGCAATGATAAGAAAAATAAAAGCCGACGCCTTTCGCTTTTTCGGTGTCTCGTTGTGTTAGTAATTATCGGTGGGGCGGTCACTTTATTTTTGAATGGCGACAAATTAGTAGCGACAGGAACAAAGAAAAAAGAGGTAAAACAGCAAACTACTGCACCTTGGTTTGCGTCTTATGTAGATACGACGTTAACGCCGCAATACGCATTTGAACAATACGCTGATAATGTGGTCTTATCTTTTGTAGTGGCCCAAAAAAATGGACAAAAACCAAGTTGGGGGGCAGCATATTCTTTAGATGAAGCCAGTAATGATTTAGATTTGGATCGTAGAATTGCACGTCTCCGTCAAAAAGGCAGCGAGATCATTGTCTCGTTTGGTGGCTTATTAAATGATGAATTAGCATTGGCCTACCAAAAGCCAGCAGAACTTGCTAAAGCCTATAAAAGTGTCATCGACCGTTATGAATTAAATACCATTGATTTAGATTTAGAAAACAAAGGACTTACGGATAAAGAAGCAGGAAAACGCCGAGGAGAGGCGTTAGCGCAGTTGCAAGCCGAACAAAAAAAGGAAAATAAAAAATTAGCGATTTGGCTGACCTTACCAGCAACACCAAAAGGGTTAACCAAAGATGGAACAGATGCAGTGGCGACATTATTAACAGCTGGTGTTGACTTAGCGGGTGTCAATATTATGACTATGAATTATGGGGATAGTCGCGATAAAAAATTGTCCATGGCAGAAAATTCAATTAATGCGTTAAAACAAACGCATCGTCAATTAAAAATCTTGTATCAAGAACAAGATATTAATTTGACCAATGAAACATTATGGACCAAGCTAGGTGCAACACCAATGATTGGGCAAAATGATGTTCTTTCTGAAGTTTTCACTTTGCAAGACGCGCGCAAGTTAAATACATTTGCCAAAAAGAAAAATTTAGGTCGCGTTTCGATGTGGTCAGCCAATCGTGACCGCAAATCGCGAGAAAGTAATATTAACACGCAAGTAGTTTCCAATCACGCCACTGGAGTAAAGCAAGAAGAAGGCGAATTTGCCAACCTACTAAAAGAAGGATTGACTGGAAGTATCAAAGCAGATGCAAAACGAGAAACGGTATCTGAATTAAGTGAAGAAGAGTTGCAAAAAGCCGATGATCCAGCAACTTCACCTTATGAAATTTGGCAAGAAGCAGGGGTATATTTGGCAGGAACTAAAGTTGTTTGGAAACACAATGTCTATCGGGCAAAGTGGTGGACAAAAGGCGAGGCACCAGATAGTCCAGTTTTACAATCAAGTGAAATTCCATGGGAATTAGTCGGACCAGTTTTACCTGGGGAAAAACCATTACCCAAAGTCCAATTACCAGCCGATGCCTATCTCCAGTGGAATAGCGAAGTCGTTTATCATAGCGGTGATCGGGTTATGTTTGAAGGCGTTGGTTACGAAGCGAAATGGTGGAATCAAGGTGAAAATCCAGAAAAATCTGGGGCAAATTCTGACGAGGCGCCATGGCAAGCGTTAACACAGGCTGAAATAAAAGAATTTTTGAAAAAATAA
- a CDS encoding family 4 glycosyl hydrolase has product MKMNNLKVVIAGGGSTYTPGIVQAMINSRDKFNFTSISLYDIDEMRNDDMYQIIDYMLKKEGLEKEVALSQTTDPKLAFLKSDFIFSQIRVGGMEMREIDEKIPLSHGLVGQETCGLGGFSYGLRSIKGLLEIVSYVDQYAPDAWLLNYTNPETLVSEAVRRAFPHVKMLNACDMTISIEETVAINYGYDRKNWIPTYYGLNHFGWYTSIYDKSLDRDVMPEIIEKLNADGLQVADFNSGDKTWQEAWDMLCVMTKNFPDFLPNNYLEYYLYSNEVVEKSNPKYTRANMVMDGREKRTKEMSRKIREKVDGDILDFNFGEHGQYIVDMAVSILNDKHDRFMLIVPNMGAIPNLRSDAMVEIPAYVGRTGAEPISLRFEINDFHKGLMEAQNAAEKLLVDAYFENSYQKALQAFTLNQTVPSAKVAKVVLDELIEANGDFWPELN; this is encoded by the coding sequence ATGAAAATGAATAATTTGAAAGTTGTAATCGCAGGTGGTGGGAGTACGTACACACCTGGAATTGTTCAAGCAATGATTAATAGTAGAGATAAATTTAATTTTACATCGATTTCATTATACGATATTGATGAAATGCGTAATGATGATATGTATCAGATCATTGACTATATGTTAAAAAAAGAAGGCCTTGAAAAAGAAGTCGCCTTATCTCAGACCACAGACCCTAAGTTAGCTTTTCTAAAATCTGACTTTATTTTTTCTCAAATACGTGTAGGCGGTATGGAAATGAGAGAAATCGACGAAAAAATTCCACTTAGCCATGGTTTGGTTGGGCAGGAAACGTGTGGACTCGGTGGTTTTTCCTATGGATTACGCTCGATTAAAGGATTGTTGGAAATTGTGTCCTATGTGGATCAATATGCTCCCGATGCTTGGTTATTGAACTATACAAATCCGGAAACATTAGTTTCAGAAGCAGTTCGTAGAGCATTTCCACATGTAAAAATGTTGAATGCGTGTGATATGACAATTTCGATTGAGGAAACAGTTGCAATTAATTATGGTTATGACCGTAAAAATTGGATTCCGACATATTATGGATTAAACCATTTTGGATGGTATACATCAATTTATGATAAATCTTTAGATCGTGACGTTATGCCAGAAATTATTGAAAAATTGAATGCAGATGGATTACAAGTTGCTGATTTTAATTCAGGTGATAAGACGTGGCAAGAAGCGTGGGATATGCTGTGTGTTATGACAAAAAATTTTCCGGACTTTCTACCAAATAATTACTTAGAGTATTATCTATATTCAAATGAAGTTGTAGAAAAATCCAATCCCAAATATACCCGTGCAAATATGGTTATGGATGGTCGAGAAAAGCGTACCAAAGAAATGTCAAGAAAAATTAGAGAAAAAGTAGATGGAGATATTTTAGATTTTAATTTTGGTGAACATGGCCAATATATTGTTGATATGGCTGTATCAATATTGAATGATAAGCATGATCGATTTATGCTTATTGTTCCCAATATGGGGGCTATTCCCAATTTGCGTAGTGATGCAATGGTGGAAATTCCTGCTTATGTTGGTAGAACGGGTGCTGAACCAATCTCTTTAAGATTTGAGATTAATGACTTTCATAAAGGTTTAATGGAGGCACAAAATGCAGCTGAAAAACTATTAGTTGATGCGTATTTTGAAAACTCTTATCAAAAAGCTTTACAAGCTTTTACTTTGAATCAAACTGTACCATCTGCAAAAGTTGCAAAAGTTGTCTTAGATGAATTAATTGAAGCAAATGGAGATTTTTGGCCGGAGTTAAATTGA
- a CDS encoding DUF1033 family protein codes for MYQVVIMYGDNEPWWFFEDWQADVTEEYTFNDLTAAEQFYENKWLELSPCFSNLKSRPNYQAAFWNESDERWCEECDDYLQQYTGLALLKDYNAVVEKSSNRLCQTINGEGKLRVCKRKVAN; via the coding sequence ATGTACCAGGTTGTTATAATGTATGGGGATAATGAGCCGTGGTGGTTTTTTGAAGATTGGCAAGCTGATGTAACAGAAGAGTATACCTTTAACGATTTAACAGCGGCAGAACAATTTTACGAAAATAAGTGGCTTGAGTTGAGCCCGTGTTTTTCAAATTTGAAATCACGTCCGAATTACCAAGCTGCTTTTTGGAATGAAAGCGATGAACGTTGGTGTGAAGAATGTGATGATTACTTGCAGCAGTATACCGGCTTAGCTTTATTGAAAGACTACAACGCTGTAGTTGAAAAAAGTTCCAATCGTTTGTGTCAAACCATCAACGGTGAAGGTAAATTACGAGTTTGTAAACGTAAAGTTGCCAACTAA
- a CDS encoding glycosyltransferase family 2 protein — translation MKRQFNTEKNMQPLPQQHEKASVVKVTLNRIYIILTMVFWAVYVASTIYYQITKGNGSFQKAVEAALYIIIVTTLCFSAMIYLFSRQGALLRFKAHKRIPREMLDSYFAKNQSDITVLVPSYDEEVTVIRQTLLSAALQEYPKVLVRLLIDDKPNPSTPEAAAKLQQTKQLARDINQLLAKPHQRFKKALEQFKARQQPNFVKNQELLKVVAEYHFAVKWLQNFAASEPHEDHVDDFFVNHVILDLAEELAITAKAVEKVVEEKSQLPVERVEQLYFRLTWIFGAEVDYFQRKEYISLSHEANKAMNLNSYIDLMGKNYQVKKTEVGKVLLPVAPAQKADLVVPDSEFLLTLDADSLLLREYCLRLVYLLNQPGNEKIAVTQTPYSSFRGCPSRIERIAGATTDIQHILHQGTTHYGATFWVGANAVIRKCGLEDIAETEIVQGFPVRRFIQDRTVIEDTESSVDLEKHGWELYNYPERLSYSATPPDFGSLIIQRRRWANGGLLILPKLFATIKERRQQGNPLKMMEIFMRLNYMASIAWASFGLIFLLAYPFDDNLLSVYIICAAAPYFIAMASDLHYCRYKRLDILRIYGFNLILLAVNLAGVVKSIQQYLTGEKIPFARTPKVNDRTASPTLYLLAPLVIITFSAFICWRSYTAGNFPNAIFAGFNAFTASWAALAYIGIKNTIVDFVCNFINWLFVDVKTKDASEDRKKEELNWRSVLYYGDDSEQVPLSVALGQSVTPQEEK, via the coding sequence ATGAAGCGCCAATTTAACACAGAAAAAAATATGCAACCATTACCACAGCAGCACGAGAAAGCTTCCGTTGTCAAAGTGACATTAAATCGAATCTACATTATTTTGACAATGGTATTTTGGGCAGTGTACGTAGCATCGACAATTTATTACCAAATTACCAAGGGTAATGGCAGTTTTCAAAAAGCGGTGGAAGCAGCACTTTATATTATTATCGTAACCACGCTTTGCTTTTCGGCAATGATTTATTTATTTTCGCGCCAAGGGGCGTTACTACGCTTTAAAGCGCATAAACGCATTCCCCGTGAAATGTTGGACAGCTACTTTGCCAAAAATCAATCAGATATTACCGTTTTGGTTCCTTCTTATGATGAAGAAGTTACCGTCATTCGACAAACGCTATTATCCGCTGCTTTGCAAGAGTACCCTAAAGTATTGGTTCGACTATTAATCGATGATAAACCAAATCCGAGTACACCAGAAGCGGCAGCTAAACTACAACAGACAAAGCAATTGGCACGCGACATTAATCAGCTGTTGGCAAAACCGCATCAACGTTTTAAAAAGGCTCTGGAGCAATTTAAAGCTAGACAACAGCCCAATTTTGTTAAAAATCAGGAACTGTTAAAAGTCGTTGCCGAATATCATTTTGCTGTCAAATGGTTACAAAATTTTGCTGCCAGCGAACCGCATGAAGATCACGTGGATGATTTTTTTGTGAATCATGTCATTTTAGACTTAGCAGAAGAATTAGCAATTACTGCAAAGGCAGTTGAAAAAGTTGTAGAAGAAAAGAGTCAGTTACCTGTTGAACGAGTTGAACAATTATACTTCCGCTTAACTTGGATTTTTGGTGCAGAGGTGGACTACTTCCAACGTAAAGAATATATTTCTTTATCCCACGAGGCCAATAAGGCAATGAATTTGAATTCTTATATCGACTTAATGGGTAAAAATTATCAAGTCAAAAAGACTGAAGTCGGAAAAGTCTTATTGCCAGTGGCACCAGCACAAAAAGCCGATTTAGTAGTACCAGATAGTGAGTTTTTACTAACCTTAGATGCAGACTCACTTTTATTAAGAGAATATTGTCTGCGCCTAGTTTATTTATTGAATCAACCTGGAAACGAAAAAATCGCGGTAACGCAAACACCCTATTCTTCTTTTCGCGGTTGTCCTTCACGAATTGAACGAATTGCCGGTGCGACGACAGACATTCAACATATTTTGCACCAAGGAACAACCCATTATGGGGCGACTTTTTGGGTAGGGGCGAATGCAGTTATCCGCAAGTGTGGCTTAGAAGATATTGCCGAAACAGAAATCGTGCAAGGATTTCCAGTCCGACGGTTTATTCAAGATAGAACCGTTATTGAAGATACAGAGTCTAGTGTTGACTTAGAAAAACATGGCTGGGAATTGTATAACTATCCGGAGCGTTTAAGTTATAGTGCTACGCCGCCGGATTTTGGTTCTTTAATTATTCAACGGCGACGCTGGGCGAATGGTGGTTTATTAATTTTACCCAAATTATTTGCCACAATAAAAGAACGGCGCCAACAAGGAAATCCACTTAAAATGATGGAAATTTTCATGCGCTTAAATTATATGGCTTCAATTGCTTGGGCAAGTTTTGGCCTAATCTTCCTTTTAGCCTATCCCTTTGATGATAATTTATTAAGTGTTTATATTATTTGTGCAGCAGCGCCGTATTTTATCGCAATGGCGAGTGATTTACATTACTGTCGGTATAAACGCTTGGATATTTTACGAATTTATGGTTTTAATTTAATTTTGTTAGCTGTTAATTTAGCTGGCGTAGTGAAATCCATTCAACAATATCTAACCGGCGAAAAAATTCCTTTTGCACGAACACCAAAAGTAAATGACCGCACAGCTTCGCCAACGCTTTATTTATTAGCGCCGCTTGTAATTATTACTTTTTCAGCTTTTATTTGCTGGCGTTCTTATACGGCCGGAAATTTTCCAAACGCAATCTTTGCCGGTTTCAATGCCTTTACGGCAAGTTGGGCAGCCTTAGCTTATATTGGAATTAAAAATACCATTGTGGATTTTGTTTGCAATTTTATCAACTGGCTTTTTGTTGATGTCAAAACAAAAGATGCAAGTGAGGATCGCAAAAAAGAAGAATTAAATTGGCGCTCTGTTTTATATTATGGCGATGATTCAGAACAAGTACCATTATCTGTTGCCCTAGGCCAAAGTGTGACCCCACAGGAGGAAAAATAA
- a CDS encoding MurR/RpiR family transcriptional regulator — MRLEERINKIKTFSNTEYSLIEYILSAKSKVISMQTADLAEVTFTSPASVTRLSKKLGFSGFNELKFFLKSELERQEKISMESWDLLQNDVNKTISLISETNLIPMSELIAKATKIFVFGTDWGERNATELLVRNFMTIGVFLISVPSITEFRWIAEEVTPNDLVIVVSFSGENTEVTEISRLILLKGTEIISITPLTKNHLSSLTVNNLYYQTSELPRLNNNPNAEYNMFTTLHIVLDALFRNYYDNFLHS; from the coding sequence ATGAGATTAGAAGAAAGAATCAATAAAATTAAAACTTTTTCGAATACTGAATACAGTCTAATTGAATATATCCTATCCGCTAAAAGTAAGGTGATTTCCATGCAAACTGCAGATTTAGCAGAAGTAACCTTTACTAGTCCAGCTAGCGTGACCAGATTATCAAAAAAATTGGGATTTTCTGGATTTAACGAATTGAAGTTTTTTCTAAAGTCAGAGCTTGAACGACAAGAAAAAATCAGTATGGAAAGTTGGGATTTACTACAAAATGATGTAAATAAGACAATTAGCTTAATATCAGAAACAAATTTGATACCTATGAGCGAGTTAATTGCAAAAGCAACTAAGATATTTGTTTTTGGCACAGATTGGGGTGAAAGAAATGCGACTGAATTATTAGTTAGAAATTTTATGACTATAGGAGTATTTCTAATTTCTGTCCCTTCAATAACTGAGTTTCGTTGGATTGCTGAAGAAGTGACACCAAACGACCTCGTTATAGTTGTCTCTTTTAGTGGTGAAAATACCGAAGTAACTGAAATTTCACGTTTAATCCTATTAAAAGGAACAGAAATAATTTCCATTACACCACTAACTAAAAATCATTTATCTAGTCTAACTGTCAATAACCTTTATTATCAGACTTCTGAACTTCCAAGACTAAATAACAATCCTAATGCTGAATACAATATGTTTACAACACTGCATATAGTATTAGATGCACTTTTTAGAAATTACTATGATAATTTTTTGCACTCTTGA
- a CDS encoding DNA topoisomerase 3 codes for MGKKLVLTEKPSVAKDFAKVLGAKPQGKDYFENEQYVITWAYGHLLTLKLPEDIKQEWKTWNMETLPMIPKHIGIKPLPKTNRQLKLIANLAKRKDIIGGVIATDGGREGEAVGRYIFEWIRFTKPLERLWISSQTTKAVKTGFNQLKPAKQYDNLYQSAVARGKADWLVGLNVTRALTVKYHDSLSAGRVQTPTLALVAKAQEKSEKFIPQTYYTVDLIYGNEKGRLQLKNPQQFQNRNEAEAVVANWQNQIGKVTDVTTKEKRQSAPLPYDLTELQRVANSLYQYSAKKTLSLVQSLYETHKVVSYPRTDSKYLPQDVAATLKERLQALANVDARAKEYLKNGAQVKQKAVFNDSKVTDHYALIPTEERPRFEKMSTDESRIYHLIIERFLGLFAEQYVTVNVKAVVQFPEGEFIFRQEKVLQSGWQKANEKVAEKTDWQQVKSVKGQFAINKELTTPPKLATEGSLLQQMEKYALGTPATRAEIIEKLLKSELMERRGNALAVTPKGRQLLSLVNTSLVSPDLTAKWEKSLENIAQGRESATAFLKGIEKDTARLVSEIKNSKETYKDYSLTTKICPECGSQLKERNTKDGKIYLCSNSECSYRRRKEPKISNHRCPQCHKKMEILEGKNGAFFKCKYCGITEKIPDKKARNKKMTKHEERKLVKKYSQQEEAAESPLALALKAALKQED; via the coding sequence ATGGGGAAAAAATTAGTACTAACTGAAAAACCAAGTGTGGCCAAAGACTTTGCTAAAGTATTAGGAGCCAAGCCACAGGGAAAAGATTATTTTGAAAATGAACAATACGTCATCACTTGGGCCTATGGTCATTTATTAACATTAAAATTACCAGAAGATATTAAACAAGAGTGGAAAACTTGGAATATGGAAACCTTGCCTATGATTCCAAAACACATCGGCATTAAGCCACTTCCTAAAACAAATCGTCAATTAAAATTAATCGCAAATTTAGCCAAACGAAAAGATATTATCGGTGGGGTTATCGCCACAGATGGTGGACGTGAAGGTGAAGCTGTGGGGCGCTATATTTTTGAATGGATTCGTTTTACTAAACCATTAGAACGCCTATGGATTTCTTCTCAGACAACCAAAGCTGTTAAAACGGGTTTTAACCAATTAAAACCGGCAAAACAATACGATAATTTATACCAATCTGCTGTTGCCAGAGGAAAAGCTGACTGGCTGGTAGGCTTAAATGTTACCCGTGCTTTAACTGTCAAATATCACGACAGTCTAAGTGCCGGAAGAGTACAGACGCCGACACTTGCGCTAGTGGCAAAAGCGCAAGAAAAATCCGAAAAATTTATCCCACAAACTTATTACACGGTGGATCTGATTTATGGCAATGAAAAAGGGCGCCTGCAATTGAAAAATCCACAACAATTTCAAAACCGGAATGAAGCAGAAGCTGTTGTGGCGAATTGGCAAAACCAAATTGGTAAAGTAACAGATGTCACGACTAAAGAAAAAAGACAGTCTGCTCCATTGCCTTATGATTTAACGGAATTACAACGAGTAGCAAATAGCCTGTATCAATACTCAGCGAAAAAGACATTATCATTAGTCCAAAGCTTGTATGAAACCCATAAAGTAGTCAGCTACCCTCGGACGGATTCGAAATATTTACCACAAGATGTGGCGGCAACATTAAAAGAAAGACTTCAAGCACTAGCAAATGTGGATGCGCGGGCAAAAGAATATTTAAAAAATGGTGCCCAAGTAAAACAAAAAGCTGTTTTCAATGATAGCAAAGTAACAGACCACTATGCTTTAATTCCGACTGAAGAACGGCCCCGCTTTGAAAAGATGTCTACAGACGAAAGCCGGATTTATCACCTTATTATAGAACGCTTCTTAGGCTTATTTGCAGAACAATATGTTACCGTTAATGTAAAGGCAGTTGTCCAATTTCCTGAGGGTGAATTTATTTTCCGACAAGAAAAAGTTTTACAAAGTGGTTGGCAAAAAGCTAATGAAAAAGTAGCTGAAAAAACTGACTGGCAACAGGTTAAAAGTGTCAAAGGGCAATTTGCGATCAATAAAGAACTGACGACACCGCCCAAACTTGCAACTGAGGGCAGTTTATTACAACAAATGGAAAAATATGCGTTAGGAACACCAGCTACTCGAGCAGAGATTATTGAAAAATTATTAAAATCAGAACTAATGGAACGTCGTGGCAATGCTTTAGCTGTTACACCCAAAGGGCGCCAACTGTTGAGCCTAGTCAATACTTCCTTGGTTAGTCCAGATTTAACGGCAAAATGGGAGAAAAGCTTAGAAAATATTGCACAAGGACGAGAATCTGCGACCGCCTTTTTAAAAGGGATTGAAAAAGATACGGCCCGTTTGGTTAGTGAAATTAAAAATTCCAAGGAGACCTATAAAGATTATTCCTTAACAACGAAAATTTGCCCAGAATGTGGCTCTCAGTTAAAGGAACGAAATACCAAAGATGGAAAAATTTATCTTTGTTCCAATAGCGAGTGTAGCTATCGTCGGCGAAAAGAACCCAAAATTTCCAATCATCGTTGTCCGCAATGTCATAAAAAAATGGAAATTTTAGAAGGCAAAAATGGTGCCTTCTTTAAATGTAAATATTGTGGGATCACAGAAAAAATTCCTGATAAAAAAGCCCGCAATAAAAAGATGACCAAACACGAAGAACGAAAATTAGTGAAGAAATACAGTCAACAAGAAGAAGCTGCAGAAAGTCCATTGGCTTTAGCCTTGAAGGCAGCACTAAAACAAGAAGACTGA
- a CDS encoding solute carrier family 23 protein: MEEKNDIHFHNDDVVLDIHDRPAPLHWFGLSLQHLFTMFGATVLVPILVGINPSIALVSSGLGTLVYLTVTKGKIPAYLGSSFAFIAAMQMLMKTDGYPAIAQGALTTGMVYLIVSFIIKKIGTNWLDKVLPPIVVGPVIMVIGIGLASNAANNAMYNASGAYDFKYVAVALLTLAVTIVFNMFLTGFLGLIPILLGIISGYLIALVAGIVDFQPVIDAPWFQLPAFEVMFVQYQPKLYLNAITTMAPIAFVTMTEHIGHLMVLNKLTKRNFFKNPGMDRTLMGDGLAQIVAGFVGGPPVTSYGENIGVLAITRVHSVFVIGGAAVLAIVLGFVGKLSALILSIPGPVISGISFVLFGVIAASGLKILVENNTNFDKKKNLLITSSILVIGIGGLVFEAGTFTLSAMALSTLIGIFLNLVLPDR, encoded by the coding sequence ATGGAAGAAAAAAATGATATTCACTTTCACAATGATGATGTCGTCTTAGACATCCACGATCGACCAGCGCCATTACATTGGTTTGGCCTAAGTTTGCAGCACTTATTTACTATGTTTGGCGCAACAGTTTTAGTACCTATCTTAGTTGGGATTAATCCAAGTATCGCTTTAGTGAGTTCAGGACTTGGCACACTTGTCTACTTGACTGTTACGAAAGGAAAAATTCCAGCCTATCTCGGCAGTAGTTTTGCTTTTATTGCGGCAATGCAAATGTTAATGAAAACAGACGGCTATCCTGCTATTGCTCAAGGTGCATTGACTACAGGTATGGTTTATCTCATCGTTTCATTTATCATCAAAAAAATCGGTACCAATTGGTTAGATAAAGTTTTACCACCAATTGTTGTCGGACCAGTCATTATGGTTATAGGTATTGGCCTAGCTAGCAACGCCGCCAACAACGCCATGTACAACGCCAGTGGAGCATATGATTTCAAATATGTCGCAGTTGCATTGTTGACGCTTGCTGTAACGATCGTCTTCAATATGTTTTTAACAGGATTTCTAGGTTTGATTCCGATTTTATTAGGTATTATTTCTGGCTACTTAATTGCATTGGTTGCTGGTATCGTTGACTTCCAACCTGTTATTGACGCTCCTTGGTTCCAATTACCAGCCTTTGAAGTCATGTTTGTACAATATCAACCTAAACTTTATCTAAATGCCATCACAACTATGGCTCCAATTGCTTTTGTAACAATGACTGAACATATCGGACATTTGATGGTTTTAAACAAATTAACCAAACGTAATTTCTTTAAAAATCCCGGGATGGATCGTACACTAATGGGAGATGGTTTGGCACAAATCGTAGCCGGATTTGTAGGTGGACCACCGGTTACAAGTTATGGCGAAAACATCGGTGTACTTGCTATTACTCGTGTTCACAGCGTTTTTGTAATTGGCGGTGCCGCTGTTTTAGCTATCGTTTTAGGCTTCGTAGGAAAATTAAGTGCATTAATTTTAAGTATTCCTGGCCCAGTTATTTCTGGTATCAGCTTTGTTTTATTTGGAGTTATCGCGGCTAGCGGACTAAAAATTTTAGTTGAGAATAATACCAACTTTGATAAAAAGAAAAACTTATTGATTACTTCAAGTATTCTTGTAATTGGGATTGGTGGTCTAGTTTTTGAAGCTGGTACCTTCACATTATCGGCTATGGCGTTATCGACGTTAATCGGGATTTTCTTAAATCTAGTTTTGCCAGACCGTTAA